The genomic stretch GAATCGACAAAGATAATTGGATGGATAACAACTCaagcgaaaaaaagaaaggaaatTAAAGAACGTAAGCCAAGGAAGGCAAATTCATAAGATGTGACGTGAATCGGAAAGGTACCCTTGACTaggaaaacttgaaaagcCTAGTTCGAGAGATGTGACTGTCATGGTGTGCCATGTGCTCTACGAGAAATATTACAACAACCAAGTTCCGCTAGTCCTCCACTTTCTATTTCGTTGAGTAAGAAAGGTGTACAGACCTTTCAGTACAAGTGATATTGTGGCTTGTTCCAGTACCTCATATTATTAATAGGCGGCTTATCGGACATTGAACGGTACTACGTGCAACGTCACAGGAGGTTTCGGAGAAAGGGATATATGGCTCAGAGTTGTATGTGTCGGGCGTTACCCCTTACCAAGAGGACTCCACTCAAGCGGGAACGGCAAAATCACGTATCCTGACAAACCGCGACAGGAGAACTCAACTTCCCACGGTTGACTGAGAAAGCTTAATGTTTAGATGCACTTTTACGGCTGTTTTTCATTTGGACTGTAACAAGTTCTATTGTCTTTGAGGAGAGTATTTTCTTGTCTTTTTTCTAGTTCTATTTTtagttttgtttttttcattgTTTCGCATCCCTCGGCCTTTTTCATggtgaattttttttcttcccaGGAGAATTTTGCGTTCCCCAAAGACATTCTAACTGGGATCCCATGGTATTAATTAAGTGGAAAGCAAAGACCGATTGTTCCATTTGTGCGGGGAAGGGAGGGAGGGAGAAAGGAGGGAGGGAGGGAGGagtggggggggggggtaGTAATGAGTACGACATGCTTAATCTCTCCTTTTCGTGACTACAACATGGGGACAGGGGCCGAAAGGAAGGGGGGGAGGTTAGGAAAGGAGAAATAGAGGAGAGGCAGACAGGCAGTaaatttttccatttgTATTGTTTTGGATTGGTACCGAATCTATTGTTATCCGAATCGGGAAATCCTAGGAGAACATAACTGGAATTGTGTCCTCCATTCCAATTTCGTATGGGCTAGACTGTGccttttttgctttttctCTCCACGCGATTTCTCAGTACCCgcttttttttgcttcatttattttttttccttctctccTTCTACTCTACTGGTTACACTGAAAACACCGTAGCAAAACTTAGGAGCGTTACGTAATACATTTTTGTGCATCTTGAATCTGTAGGCAGAACCCTCTGTACAAGCGGTTACAGGCAACGTTTCTCGAGAAACGATATTTTCTCCCTCCCTCTTGCGTATTGTTCCGTGGGGCCTTCCTTTATTGTATATCTTTCTCATACAAAAATTCTTGCTCGAAGATCAACGTCAAGTGAGAATTGACAAGAAAAGTCCTCGCACAGAAACCTAGTTTATGCAATGTTTACTCCTCCCCCCTTGTATTTCTCTGCCACCCACAAACATACttgctgtttttttttccctttcttcCTTTCCTTCCTTCCTTTCTTCCTTTCTTCTCTgtctcttttgtttttttttctttttcctttttcttttttttcgagTATATGATAACAAATATACTTATGAGAACTGTCATATATCTAGCGAACATTTGCGAAAGTTCGGTtccatattttttttttgtacttCTTTCCTCCGTACTCCAGTAGATTACATAAGTTATTACATACTCACACATCCTTAACGTCACATCTAATCACATAACACATACATTGGGGTTCTTTAATCAAGGAAGATAAAACTAATATATACTCGATCCGACAttattttcaaagaacttgaGCTAGTCGTACTCTATAGACTAAgcctttttttttttccttcctttttttcccaacgaatatattcttttacttttctttttttctagACCCTCCCTACTcccttcctcttctgtCAGGGTTCACGGGtaaaaacaacaacaacaacaacattcAAACCTCCAGGCctattttttgaaattagaCATAAAGCAATTCACTCTAGCAAGGATAGACACAACCATTACTATCAAAATAAAGTACCACGCATACACGCATTTAGTTGTTCCTGGTAGGAGACTCccttcattttttgtttgatcATGGCTAGGCcgaggaagaagaaactttcTATACCGTCCAATTCTTCCCACGGTTTAGAAGACAAGGAGGATGGCAAGACGAGTGATGTTAAAAATGGCGAGAGTAAATCAAAATGtaaaaaaatgttcaaaTGTCAGGGCTTCGAGGACTGCCATATGGCTTTTACGAGAGCGGAACATTTGGCACGGCATATAAGGAAACATACCGGTGAGAAGCCCTTCCAATGTTACATCTGTTTAAAACATTTCAGTAGAGTGGATAACTTGAAGCAACATAGAGAGTCCGTTCATTCGAAAATGGAatattcttcaaacttttcGGAAAAGGATCCACGTTCTCCACTTAACCACAGCATGAATACAGGTCTCAAAGAGATTCAATtcatcaaagaaaaatctCCTGTTATAATCTCTGCGGTGAACTATGCAGGTAATAGTAGCAAGAATGGGAATACATCAgctttgaacaagagaatCAAACCAACGAGAGCGAATTCTGCTGAGTTGCATTTCCAATCATTCAAACCGAAGGCCTACACCAGTGACGCACAGGGAGCGACCCAAGGCAAGGAACATTTTACCAAGTTACCGAACGATCACACTGCACCAACCTACGGGAGCCGTCACAATAGCATCAGCGGCGAGCTACCGACCGCCCTGACAAATACGAACAACCATGGACCCTTGCCGACCAACGGTCCTCAAGACTTGCATAAAACTGACTATTCTTGGAGAATGAACGAGCCAAACACAATAACGGCACTACCTATGAGAATCCAAGAGCAGAACAGTTTACCCCTTCCGAACCTCTACCAACAAATAATCTCCAAGACGTCCCCCAGAcccccaccaccacctaCGCTATCAATGCCTGGGGCGACTTCAAAGGCACCCCCACCATTCAATGAAATGAAGATAATGCCTCGAGATTCCGCATTGAGAACGGGCAGCATATCTGAAAAGGACACGGTTTCCCCCTTCGTATTTGGACAGCAGCCAATATCACCATTACACTCATCATTCTCACAAGCATCTCCGCCGCTaactacaactacaactaataataataataataataatatccCAAACACAGACCATAGAGGTACAGAAGAGGCACCAGAATCATTATCGGATCACCGTGACGGAACTTCTGGTAGTGCACTGCCGGtgaaagaacagaaaaacaaacacaAGAGAACTCGTTCCAACGAAAGACTGAGTCTCGACTTTATCATGTCTTGACGCCGTGTCTCAGTTGTCACATAACGTCACATTGTAACCATATTACGCTATCCCGCTTGCATTAAGAAAATCTGCATATTGATCCAAGGATGACAAGGAGCAGAGACACCACACCCACCGTGATCTAAGAGCGGATGAATgtaacaacaaa from Huiozyma naganishii CBS 8797 chromosome 6, complete genome encodes the following:
- the RGM1 gene encoding Rgm1p (similar to Saccharomyces cerevisiae RGM1 (YMR182C) and YPL230W; ancestral locus Anc_6.256), coding for MARPRKKKLSIPSNSSHGLEDKEDGKTSDVKNGESKSKCKKMFKCQGFEDCHMAFTRAEHLARHIRKHTGEKPFQCYICLKHFSRVDNLKQHRESVHSKMEYSSNFSEKDPRSPLNHSMNTGLKEIQFIKEKSPVIISAVNYAGNSSKNGNTSALNKRIKPTRANSAELHFQSFKPKAYTSDAQGATQGKEHFTKLPNDHTAPTYGSRHNSISGELPTALTNTNNHGPLPTNGPQDLHKTDYSWRMNEPNTITALPMRIQEQNSLPLPNLYQQIISKTSPRPPPPPTLSMPGATSKAPPPFNEMKIMPRDSALRTGSISEKDTVSPFVFGQQPISPLHSSFSQASPPLTTTTTNNNNNNNIPNTDHRGTEEAPESLSDHRDGTSGSALPVKEQKNKHKRTRSNERLSLDFIMS